A window from Hymenobacter volaticus encodes these proteins:
- a CDS encoding nucleotidyltransferase family protein, which produces MPTAVILLAAGSSSRLGQPKQLLAYEGKTLLRRAAETAVAAAAGVPVVVVTGALHEELLPELAGLSVLVVRCNSWAQGMGASLKTGLAALESLCNNWATVVVTLCDQPHVTAKVIEQLVTTYLHTSQPIVAAEYGGVRGVPVLFGAEVVPLLRQISDAAGAAQLLKQHPQLVATVPFAAGAVDVDTPEQYVALLGDKTSSQSGNT; this is translated from the coding sequence ATGCCTACTGCGGTTATCTTGCTTGCAGCCGGTTCATCTTCGCGTCTAGGCCAGCCTAAGCAGCTGTTGGCTTACGAAGGTAAAACCCTACTCCGTCGCGCTGCTGAAACAGCGGTGGCCGCTGCAGCTGGGGTTCCGGTAGTAGTGGTGACCGGTGCGCTGCATGAGGAATTGCTGCCAGAGTTAGCCGGACTGTCTGTGTTGGTTGTGCGCTGTAATAGCTGGGCCCAAGGTATGGGGGCTTCCCTTAAGACCGGATTGGCCGCCTTGGAAAGTTTGTGTAACAACTGGGCTACCGTTGTGGTGACGCTCTGCGACCAACCACACGTGACGGCCAAGGTTATTGAACAGCTAGTAACCACTTATCTGCATACGAGCCAGCCCATAGTAGCCGCCGAATATGGAGGGGTGCGGGGAGTGCCTGTGCTATTTGGAGCCGAGGTGGTGCCACTGTTACGTCAGATTTCCGACGCAGCCGGAGCTGCCCAACTACTCAAGCAGCACCCGCAACTAGTAGCCACCGTGCCATTCGCGGCCGGGGCCGTAGACGTAGACACCCCTGAACAATACGTCGCGTTGCTAGGCGACAAAACCTCTTCTCAGTCTGGCAACACGTAA
- a CDS encoding MFS transporter: protein MTTASATAPDTGFENIPKDDKRITRGWTFYDWANSVYPLVITSSIFPIYWGAVTKTLSPQTDVVSFLGFQVPGSSLLTYAISAAFLLVALISPFLTSLADFSGRKKLFMQIFCYIGAASCAALFFFTPETLTLSTFIFIAATFGFSGSIVFYNSYLPLISSEEQYDSLSARGFSMGYIGSVVLLIICLIINQFPNIVGIDASTPEGARLPARISFLLTGVWWAGFAQIPFFTLPVDPGRPAAVATSDSGWLLNGFRELGKVWDQLKQLPNLKRFLLAYFTYNMGVQTVMYVATIFGDKELHLESTALIITILLLQVVGILGAYLFAKLSERIGNTRALSWSVFIWMCICVAGYFVQAGWSFYALASIIGLTMGAIQSLSRSTYSKIIPENTPNTAAFFSFFDVTEKLSIVIGTAVFGVIAQITGSMRNSILSLIVFFVLGLLFLLTLRGKKLRDEVHNSGDEAVAPPPATPNVGMPATRK, encoded by the coding sequence ATGACAACTGCCTCGGCTACCGCGCCGGACACCGGCTTCGAGAACATCCCCAAAGACGATAAACGAATCACCCGCGGCTGGACGTTCTACGACTGGGCCAATTCCGTGTATCCGCTCGTTATTACGTCGAGCATCTTTCCTATTTATTGGGGTGCCGTCACCAAAACGCTGAGCCCGCAGACTGATGTGGTTAGTTTCTTGGGGTTCCAAGTGCCGGGCTCCTCGCTGCTGACGTACGCTATATCGGCTGCCTTTCTGCTGGTGGCGCTAATTAGTCCCTTCCTCACGTCGCTGGCCGACTTCTCGGGGCGCAAGAAGCTGTTCATGCAGATCTTTTGCTACATCGGGGCCGCGAGTTGTGCCGCGCTGTTCTTCTTCACGCCCGAAACGCTCACACTCAGCACGTTTATCTTCATTGCAGCCACCTTCGGCTTTTCGGGCTCGATTGTTTTCTACAACAGCTACTTACCGCTCATTTCCTCGGAAGAGCAGTACGATTCGCTGTCGGCACGGGGCTTTTCGATGGGGTATATCGGTTCGGTGGTGCTGTTGATCATATGCCTGATTATCAATCAGTTTCCAAACATAGTAGGCATTGATGCCTCTACGCCTGAAGGAGCCCGCTTGCCGGCCCGTATTTCCTTTTTGCTTACAGGGGTTTGGTGGGCTGGTTTCGCTCAGATTCCGTTCTTCACCTTGCCCGTCGACCCCGGCCGCCCCGCCGCTGTTGCCACCTCCGATTCGGGTTGGTTGCTCAATGGCTTCCGGGAGTTAGGTAAGGTATGGGACCAACTCAAGCAGCTCCCCAACCTAAAACGCTTCCTGCTCGCCTACTTCACTTACAACATGGGCGTGCAAACCGTGATGTACGTGGCCACCATCTTCGGCGACAAAGAGCTGCACCTGGAAAGCACAGCCCTCATCATTACTATCCTGTTGCTGCAAGTAGTAGGCATTCTAGGTGCCTATTTGTTTGCCAAGCTTTCGGAGCGCATCGGTAATACGCGAGCTTTGAGTTGGTCGGTGTTTATCTGGATGTGCATCTGCGTAGCAGGCTACTTTGTGCAGGCCGGCTGGAGCTTCTATGCGTTGGCCTCAATTATTGGCCTCACCATGGGCGCCATCCAGAGTTTGTCACGCAGCACGTATTCTAAGATTATTCCCGAGAATACCCCAAATACGGCGGCTTTCTTCAGCTTTTTCGACGTGACCGAAAAGCTGAGCATCGTGATAGGCACAGCCGTATTCGGCGTCATTGCGCAGATTACGGGCTCTATGCGCAACAGCATTTTGTCGCTCATTGTCTTCTTTGTGCTCGGGCTGCTTTTCCTGCTGACGCTACGCGGCAAGAAGCTGCGCGACGAAGTACACAACTCAGGAGACGAGGCGGTAGCTCCACCACCTGCCACCCCCAACGTAGGCATGCCGGCTACTCGCAAGTAA
- a CDS encoding DinB family protein, translating into MTEAQPTLQAALSQELKHELKLTRRLLERVPTEQFSWQPHPKSMKLGTLASHMANLVGYLEMSMAGPETDLAITKMPDSPTSTDEVLRRFDVNGENIHKALEQLDDTMLHSVWSLRRGEQVFMTMPRAAVARTLVLNHLIHHRGQLSVYLRLLDIPVPAIYGGSADEAPQR; encoded by the coding sequence ATGACCGAAGCTCAACCTACCTTGCAAGCCGCTCTCAGCCAGGAACTGAAACACGAGTTGAAGCTCACGCGGCGCCTCCTAGAGCGAGTTCCTACCGAGCAATTTAGCTGGCAGCCTCATCCTAAGTCGATGAAACTTGGTACGCTGGCCTCGCATATGGCCAATCTGGTTGGCTACCTAGAAATGTCGATGGCCGGCCCCGAAACCGATTTGGCTATCACAAAAATGCCCGATTCGCCTACCAGCACCGACGAAGTCCTGCGCCGCTTCGACGTCAATGGCGAAAACATCCACAAAGCCCTAGAGCAGCTAGATGATACTATGCTTCATAGTGTGTGGTCGTTGCGTCGAGGGGAACAGGTATTCATGACCATGCCCCGTGCTGCTGTAGCGCGCACTCTGGTACTGAACCACCTCATCCACCACCGCGGCCAATTGAGCGTGTACCTGCGTCTGCTCGATATTCCAGTACCTGCCATCTACGGTGGCTCCGCCGACGAAGCTCCTCAGCGCTAA
- a CDS encoding amidohydrolase: MLRSFRLFALLPLLGFFSSCQSSSNQSVDLVVYNATVYTVDSTFAKATAFAVQDGKFVAVGKEEDIRRQYTGKSTVDARGQFIYPGFYDAHCHFYRYALGLRDADLVGTTSWAQVITKLQQQRQQYPQVAWLTGRGWDQNDWPTKQFPTKDTLDVLFPNTPVFIVRVDGHAALVNQKALDLAGVTAKTPISGGTITKNAAGQLTGLLVDNAVDLVSTKIPEPTPAEANAALLEAQQRCVAVGLTSLADAGLDKANIDQMAALQQQGKLKLRVYAMLNPTKTNKDYYLKNGPVFEDRLTVCSFKVYADGALGSRGACLLHPYTDKHKETGFLLSSIADYRTLAKELAASKFQMNTHAIGDSSNRLLLDIYGEVLKGKNDRRWRIEHAQVVSKADVAKFGQFGIVPSVQPTHATSDMYWAGERLGAERLKTAYAFNDLRQQYGQVALGSDFPVEDINPLFGFHSAVARQDAKNYPAKGFQMENALSRPDALRGMTTWAAHAAFENKQKGSIRPGMAADFVVLDTDLLQAPKEKLRGAKVQQTWIAGEQVFGGE; the protein is encoded by the coding sequence ATGCTTCGATCTTTCCGTTTATTTGCCTTGCTGCCGTTGCTGGGCTTTTTTAGTAGCTGCCAGAGTAGTTCAAATCAGTCCGTTGATTTGGTGGTCTACAATGCTACAGTATATACCGTCGATTCCACTTTTGCCAAGGCTACGGCCTTCGCGGTGCAAGACGGCAAGTTTGTAGCCGTAGGCAAAGAGGAAGATATCCGCCGCCAGTACACGGGCAAATCAACAGTTGATGCGCGAGGACAATTTATTTATCCCGGCTTTTACGACGCCCATTGCCACTTCTACCGCTACGCCTTGGGGCTGCGCGATGCCGATTTGGTAGGCACTACCTCGTGGGCGCAAGTGATAACCAAGTTGCAACAGCAGCGCCAGCAATATCCGCAGGTAGCGTGGCTGACGGGCCGCGGTTGGGACCAGAACGACTGGCCCACCAAGCAGTTTCCCACTAAGGACACACTCGATGTTCTGTTTCCAAACACGCCTGTCTTTATCGTACGAGTAGATGGGCACGCGGCCCTCGTGAACCAAAAGGCACTGGATTTAGCTGGAGTTACCGCCAAAACACCCATTAGCGGTGGCACCATTACCAAAAATGCGGCGGGCCAACTCACGGGCTTGCTCGTTGACAACGCCGTGGATCTGGTAAGCACCAAAATCCCGGAGCCAACACCCGCCGAAGCTAACGCGGCCTTGCTGGAAGCTCAGCAGCGTTGCGTAGCCGTGGGCCTCACCAGCCTCGCCGACGCGGGCCTCGACAAAGCCAACATCGACCAGATGGCCGCACTACAGCAGCAAGGCAAGCTGAAACTGCGAGTGTATGCCATGCTCAACCCCACCAAAACCAACAAAGACTACTACCTGAAAAATGGGCCGGTGTTCGAGGACCGCCTTACGGTGTGCAGCTTCAAAGTATACGCTGATGGGGCCCTCGGCTCGCGCGGAGCCTGCCTACTGCACCCCTACACCGACAAGCACAAGGAAACCGGCTTCCTGCTTTCTTCCATAGCCGACTACCGGACGCTAGCAAAAGAGCTGGCCGCTAGCAAGTTCCAAATGAACACCCACGCCATCGGCGACTCCAGCAACCGCCTGCTGCTCGATATTTATGGCGAGGTACTAAAAGGCAAAAACGACCGGCGCTGGCGCATCGAGCACGCGCAAGTGGTGAGCAAGGCCGACGTTGCTAAGTTTGGGCAGTTTGGCATCGTGCCTTCGGTGCAGCCCACTCACGCCACCTCCGACATGTATTGGGCCGGCGAACGGCTTGGTGCCGAACGGCTGAAAACAGCCTATGCCTTCAATGACCTCCGCCAGCAATACGGGCAAGTAGCCCTCGGCTCCGACTTTCCGGTGGAAGACATCAACCCGCTGTTTGGCTTCCATAGCGCCGTAGCTCGGCAGGATGCCAAGAACTATCCCGCCAAAGGGTTCCAGATGGAAAACGCCCTAAGTCGCCCCGATGCTTTGCGCGGGATGACCACGTGGGCAGCACACGCCGCCTTCGAGAACAAGCAGAAAGGCAGTATCCGCCCCGGCATGGCCGCCGACTTCGTGGTGTTAGACACTGACTTGCTGCAAGCGCCCAAAGAAAAGCTGCGCGGTGCGAAAGTGCAGCAAACCTGGATTGCAGGCGAGCAAGTGTTTGGTGGTGAGTAG
- a CDS encoding AMP nucleosidase — protein MKTKSDIVENWLPRYTGVPLKEFGQYILLTNFINYVHMFAEQFGVEVNGLDKPMQTATAGGITIINFGMGSPMAATVMDLISAVKPKAALFLGKCGGLKSKTKLGDLILPIAAIRGEGTSDDYLPAEIPALPSFRLQRAVSSMIKKHEKDYWTGTVYTTNRRVWEHDENFKEYLRQIRAMAVDMETATIFTVGFVNEIPHGALLLVSDNPMTPEGVKTSESDKKVTADFVTAHLQIGIDSLLELKNSGESVKHMRFE, from the coding sequence ATGAAAACCAAATCTGACATTGTTGAAAACTGGCTGCCGCGCTACACTGGGGTTCCCCTCAAGGAGTTCGGGCAGTACATATTGCTCACCAACTTTATCAATTACGTACACATGTTCGCCGAGCAGTTTGGCGTGGAAGTGAACGGCCTTGACAAGCCGATGCAAACGGCTACGGCTGGTGGCATCACTATCATCAACTTCGGTATGGGCTCCCCCATGGCGGCTACCGTCATGGACCTGATATCGGCAGTGAAGCCGAAAGCGGCGCTGTTTTTGGGCAAATGTGGCGGCCTGAAAAGCAAAACCAAGCTCGGTGACCTTATCCTGCCTATTGCGGCCATTCGGGGAGAAGGTACTTCCGATGACTATTTGCCGGCCGAAATTCCCGCGCTGCCCTCCTTCCGGTTGCAACGTGCCGTGTCGTCGATGATTAAGAAGCACGAGAAGGACTACTGGACCGGCACCGTGTACACCACCAACCGCCGGGTGTGGGAGCACGACGAAAACTTCAAGGAGTATCTGCGCCAGATTCGGGCCATGGCTGTGGATATGGAAACGGCCACGATTTTCACGGTAGGCTTCGTGAACGAGATTCCGCACGGCGCGCTGCTGCTCGTCAGCGACAACCCCATGACGCCGGAGGGCGTGAAAACGTCGGAAAGCGACAAAAAAGTGACGGCCGACTTCGTGACAGCGCACTTACAAATCGGCATTGATTCGCTGCTAGAACTCAAAAACTCAGGCGAATCGGTGAAGCATATGCGCTTCGAGTAG
- a CDS encoding type I restriction enzyme HsdR N-terminal domain-containing protein, translating into MQELNLPPFDYKLTQSGETIYIWDVLRRKQVVLTPEEWVRQHVVHYLISHRGYPKGLLSLERGHRYNQRQKRTDLWALGPDGTPLLLVECKRPTVPITAAVAQQAATYNQTIGAPLLLLTNGLQHFCWRVNFEQRTNEMLSEVPAYGEMVK; encoded by the coding sequence ATGCAAGAGCTAAACCTGCCGCCTTTCGACTACAAACTTACGCAAAGCGGCGAAACTATATATATCTGGGACGTATTGCGCCGCAAGCAAGTGGTCCTGACGCCCGAGGAATGGGTGCGCCAGCACGTAGTACATTACCTTATCAGCCACCGCGGCTATCCCAAAGGCTTGCTGAGCTTGGAGCGCGGCCACCGCTACAACCAGCGTCAGAAGCGCACCGACTTGTGGGCGCTTGGTCCAGATGGCACGCCGCTGCTGCTCGTGGAATGCAAACGGCCCACTGTGCCCATTACGGCCGCCGTGGCCCAACAAGCAGCCACCTACAACCAGACTATTGGCGCGCCTTTGTTGTTGCTCACCAATGGGTTGCAGCACTTTTGCTGGCGCGTAAACTTCGAGCAGCGCACCAACGAGATGCTAAGCGAAGTGCCCGCATATGGAGAGATGGTGAAGTAG
- a CDS encoding LTA synthase family protein — MISPLLRLLLRRLLLLMGAYVLLRLGFYVANQAVFREATTGQVLLAFWHGFRYDISALLLLNLPFLLLSLIPAFSFRWQGFLRGIYLTLNACGIALNLIDTQYFKFIGRRTSNELFTITDDIERQAGQLVGHYWFLLIPFAVIFGLVWYFYPMPTANDAAYYQPGKRRKPVLRTTLEIVVLAGLTILGIRGGFQLKPLRTGHAFMQTPPILGHVALNSTFTFLKSLRADAPERRTYFPSMAALRPALAIRQPGPRPGVPHDNVVVLLIESFASEYNGIENGGKGYTPFFDSLATKGLFFRHHYANGRRSIEALPAVLAGLPALTENSFITSNFQTDELHGLGELLGRNGYATSVFHGAQNGTMGFNTFAGITGIQQYYGLDEYPGSTKSPDFDGHWGIFDEPYLQYFARQLGQQRQPFFSTVFTLTSHEPFPVPAKYKDRFKAGELPIHASVEYTDFALRQFFKAAARQPWYKNTLFIVLADHTSQTLRPEYQNTLGSYKTPLLLFHPSRTLPAANVERITQQADIPASVLDYLGLAPNQPLLPFGYSVFDTGTTGRALFLSGGSYFLVHHDYVAELTVDNKVRLYPYQKHALPATPLAAPDPQKLREYGNELKACVQFYLNGLADNALYK, encoded by the coding sequence ATGATTTCACCACTTCTGCGTCTGCTGCTGCGCCGGTTGCTGTTGCTGATGGGTGCGTATGTGCTTTTGCGGCTCGGCTTTTATGTAGCTAACCAAGCTGTATTTCGGGAGGCGACGACGGGGCAGGTGCTGCTAGCTTTCTGGCACGGCTTCCGCTACGATATTTCGGCGCTGCTACTGCTTAATCTGCCGTTTCTGTTGCTATCGTTGATACCGGCTTTTAGTTTTCGGTGGCAAGGCTTTTTGCGCGGCATATATCTTACGCTCAATGCTTGCGGTATTGCGCTCAACCTGATTGACACGCAATACTTCAAGTTCATTGGTCGCCGTACCAGCAACGAGCTATTTACCATTACCGATGATATCGAGCGGCAGGCCGGACAATTGGTGGGGCACTACTGGTTTCTACTTATTCCGTTTGCGGTAATATTTGGACTGGTGTGGTACTTCTACCCCATGCCCACGGCAAACGACGCTGCTTACTATCAGCCTGGAAAGCGCCGCAAACCAGTGCTCCGCACAACGCTGGAAATAGTGGTGCTAGCGGGCCTAACGATACTTGGCATTCGGGGCGGCTTTCAGCTCAAACCCCTGCGTACCGGTCACGCCTTCATGCAGACGCCGCCTATCCTGGGCCATGTGGCATTAAACAGCACCTTCACTTTTCTGAAGAGCTTGCGGGCAGATGCACCCGAGCGGCGCACGTATTTCCCGTCGATGGCGGCGCTACGGCCGGCGCTGGCTATCCGGCAGCCTGGCCCGCGCCCCGGCGTCCCGCACGACAACGTAGTGGTGCTGCTCATTGAAAGCTTTGCTTCCGAATACAATGGCATTGAAAATGGCGGTAAGGGCTACACGCCTTTTTTTGACTCGTTGGCAACTAAAGGGCTGTTTTTCCGACATCATTATGCCAACGGCCGCCGCTCTATTGAGGCGTTGCCCGCAGTTCTGGCCGGGTTGCCGGCTCTTACCGAGAATTCGTTTATCACCTCCAACTTCCAGACCGACGAACTACATGGCTTGGGCGAGTTGCTAGGCCGCAACGGTTACGCCACCTCGGTATTTCATGGCGCGCAGAACGGCACTATGGGCTTCAACACGTTTGCGGGCATTACGGGAATTCAGCAATACTATGGCCTTGACGAGTACCCGGGCAGCACCAAAAGCCCTGATTTCGACGGGCACTGGGGCATCTTCGATGAGCCGTATTTGCAGTATTTTGCCCGTCAGCTAGGCCAGCAGCGCCAGCCGTTTTTCTCCACGGTTTTCACGCTGACTTCGCACGAGCCGTTCCCGGTACCAGCGAAGTATAAGGATCGGTTCAAGGCCGGTGAGCTGCCTATTCATGCGTCCGTTGAATACACGGATTTCGCGTTGCGGCAGTTTTTCAAAGCGGCGGCGCGTCAGCCCTGGTACAAGAACACGTTGTTCATTGTGCTAGCCGACCACACGTCGCAGACGCTACGGCCGGAGTACCAGAATACGCTCGGTTCTTACAAAACGCCGCTGCTGCTCTTCCACCCTAGCCGCACCCTCCCGGCGGCCAACGTGGAACGCATCACGCAGCAAGCCGATATTCCAGCCTCGGTACTCGATTATCTGGGCTTGGCTCCAAATCAGCCTCTCCTACCTTTCGGTTACTCGGTGTTTGATACTGGCACAACTGGCCGCGCCCTGTTTCTAAGTGGCGGCAGCTATTTCCTGGTCCACCATGATTATGTAGCCGAACTCACTGTCGATAACAAGGTGCGGCTCTACCCTTACCAGAAGCACGCGCTACCCGCCACTCCCCTAGCCGCCCCCGACCCACAGAAACTCCGCGAGTACGGCAACGAGCTAAAAGCCTGCGTGCAGTTCTACTTGAACGGCCTGGCCGACAATGCGCTTTATAAATAA
- a CDS encoding SMI1/KNR4 family protein, which yields MALSLMKGILYTGGELTDLATFARLPVYLQTFLREQNGVVAYFGGLHIRGCVAEPTWHSLDAAWQGPTAFWRIYDEMTEADIPFGQDCVGNQFLLRGDAVLLLDTETGELADLEVDFKHFLFGVEKYPLDALGMEPLRGFQQQGGVLQPGQLVSVFPPFCVAVNSGKAPSLKAVAAADRLAWLADFHQKIKDLPDGQTIQLTSE from the coding sequence ATGGCGTTATCTCTTATGAAAGGCATCCTCTATACGGGCGGCGAACTAACTGACCTCGCCACTTTCGCCCGCCTTCCGGTTTACCTCCAAACGTTTCTGCGCGAGCAAAATGGGGTAGTAGCATACTTCGGTGGACTGCATATACGCGGTTGCGTGGCCGAACCTACTTGGCATTCGCTGGATGCCGCCTGGCAGGGCCCGACCGCCTTTTGGCGCATTTATGATGAAATGACGGAAGCTGACATTCCGTTCGGCCAAGACTGCGTGGGCAACCAATTCCTGCTGCGCGGCGATGCGGTGCTACTACTCGATACCGAAACCGGCGAGTTAGCCGACTTAGAAGTGGATTTCAAACACTTTTTGTTCGGGGTGGAGAAATATCCGCTCGATGCGCTAGGCATGGAGCCGCTGCGTGGCTTTCAGCAGCAGGGCGGGGTGTTGCAGCCTGGCCAGTTGGTGAGCGTCTTTCCGCCGTTCTGCGTAGCCGTCAACAGTGGCAAAGCACCCTCCCTTAAAGCGGTTGCTGCTGCCGACCGGTTGGCTTGGCTAGCTGACTTCCACCAAAAAATCAAGGACTTGCCCGACGGACAAACCATTCAGCTCACGAGCGAGTAA
- the ald gene encoding alanine dehydrogenase has product MIIGVPKEIKNNENRVGLTPAGVAELRKQGHELYVQSTAGLGSGFQDSEYSEAGATILPTIEEVYAIAEMIVKVKEPIAQEYPLIKENQLLFTYFHFASGEELTHAMIERKAVCLAYETVELSNRALPLLIPMSEVAGRMAPQEGAKYLEKPLKGRGILLGGVPGVKPAEVLVLGAGIVGTQAAKIAAGLGAQVTIMDISLNRLRELDDFMPKNVVTQYSNEYNIRAAIKTADLIIGAVLIPGAKAPHLITRDMLKTMKPGTVLVDVAVDQGGCIETCRPTTHEDPTFIIDDIVHYCVANMPGAVPYTSTLALTNATLPYAVKLANLGWQEACRRDEALRLGLNVVHGEVVYKGVAEAWNLPLVDVHNVLEEAAV; this is encoded by the coding sequence ATGATCATCGGCGTACCAAAAGAAATTAAGAACAACGAAAACCGCGTAGGCTTGACGCCTGCTGGCGTAGCTGAACTCCGCAAGCAAGGCCACGAGCTGTACGTGCAAAGCACGGCTGGCTTGGGCAGCGGCTTTCAGGACTCCGAGTATTCAGAAGCTGGCGCTACCATTCTTCCGACCATCGAGGAAGTGTATGCCATAGCGGAAATGATTGTGAAGGTGAAAGAGCCGATTGCACAAGAGTATCCGCTGATCAAGGAAAACCAATTGCTGTTCACGTATTTCCACTTTGCATCTGGCGAGGAACTAACCCACGCTATGATCGAGCGGAAGGCAGTTTGCTTGGCTTACGAGACGGTAGAACTTTCCAACCGAGCATTGCCTTTGCTCATTCCGATGAGCGAAGTGGCGGGCCGCATGGCCCCGCAGGAAGGTGCTAAATATTTGGAGAAGCCGCTGAAAGGCCGTGGCATTCTGTTGGGCGGTGTGCCCGGCGTGAAGCCCGCCGAAGTATTGGTACTAGGTGCTGGCATCGTGGGTACGCAGGCGGCTAAAATTGCGGCCGGTCTGGGTGCGCAAGTAACCATCATGGACATCAGCCTGAACCGTCTGCGCGAGCTCGACGACTTCATGCCCAAGAACGTGGTGACGCAGTACTCCAACGAGTACAACATTCGCGCCGCCATCAAAACGGCCGACCTCATCATCGGCGCCGTGTTGATTCCGGGTGCTAAAGCGCCGCACCTCATCACCCGCGACATGCTCAAGACCATGAAGCCCGGTACAGTACTGGTTGACGTGGCCGTGGACCAAGGTGGTTGCATTGAAACCTGCCGCCCCACCACGCACGAAGACCCGACCTTCATCATCGACGACATCGTGCATTACTGCGTGGCCAACATGCCGGGTGCGGTACCGTACACGTCGACGCTGGCGCTTACCAACGCTACCTTGCCTTACGCTGTAAAGCTGGCCAACCTCGGCTGGCAGGAAGCTTGCCGCCGCGACGAGGCTTTGCGCCTTGGTTTGAACGTGGTGCACGGCGAAGTGGTGTACAAAGGAGTAGCGGAAGCTTGGAACCTGCCGCTGGTTGACGTACACAACGTGCTGGAAGAAGCAGCCGTTTAA
- a CDS encoding DUF1573 domain-containing protein, with protein MKQFASLVFAVLLAVGARAQGVITFEKELHDFGSVPEGTMATHEFKFKNTGNQPVVIANVQASCGCTTPDWTKTPVLPGKSGIVKAMYSSAGRPGVFNKTVTVTSNASVPSTVLTIKGNVVNKEQAKATMTPAQLAQSPRLVLDRTTHDFGKIESGQQPVAKFTVKNTGKQPLELGMITSACNCVGYKSVPPTVQPGQSAVVELLYAQRQTGPMSDVATLSSNDLNGDVKITLKANVVRDLNSSSMVKETNAVVPFK; from the coding sequence ATGAAACAGTTTGCCTCTCTTGTCTTTGCTGTGCTGCTGGCCGTAGGCGCCCGCGCTCAAGGAGTTATCACCTTCGAAAAAGAGCTGCATGATTTCGGCAGCGTGCCCGAGGGCACTATGGCTACGCACGAATTCAAGTTCAAGAACACCGGAAACCAGCCCGTTGTTATTGCCAACGTGCAAGCCTCGTGCGGCTGCACCACCCCCGACTGGACCAAAACGCCGGTATTGCCGGGTAAATCGGGCATTGTGAAGGCCATGTACAGCAGCGCCGGCCGCCCTGGCGTGTTCAACAAAACCGTTACAGTGACCAGCAACGCCAGCGTTCCGAGCACGGTGCTCACCATCAAAGGCAACGTGGTAAACAAAGAGCAAGCAAAAGCCACGATGACGCCCGCGCAACTAGCACAGTCGCCGCGCTTGGTGCTGGACCGTACCACGCACGACTTCGGCAAGATTGAGTCGGGGCAGCAGCCTGTTGCTAAGTTCACGGTGAAAAATACCGGCAAGCAGCCGCTGGAACTCGGCATGATTACTTCGGCCTGCAACTGCGTAGGTTACAAGTCGGTGCCTCCAACGGTACAGCCTGGCCAGAGCGCCGTGGTGGAGTTATTGTACGCGCAGCGTCAGACGGGTCCAATGTCGGATGTGGCTACGCTAAGCTCCAACGATTTGAACGGCGACGTGAAGATTACGCTGAAAGCCAATGTGGTGCGTGACCTGAATAGCAGCAGCATGGTGAAGGAAACTAACGCGGTAGTACCATTTAAGTAA